The genomic region CATTGACTATTTAATGGTCCATTAAGAACTTCAAAACTAAAATCGTTATTTCGATACATGGTCTTTTGAGTGAATTCGAAATACACTAATGCCTTTGCCAAAAATGTTGGTGACTTCAactaatttttcacaaattttgtatgaaaatttctgcACAATTCAGTGGAATTAGCGATAACGGCACTAGTGATCTGCATAACTTCTTCATATCAAACATTGATCGTATCACATTCATAAAATACGGagaattaatttaaactgCCTCTACTTACCCACTTCAGGCTTTGTCACGACTTACCCCATTTTCTGACTTTaggaaaatgatttcaaattgTGACctgagaaaataaattcctCAAATTTCTGTTGCTCCCTAACTCTCTTTAAATTGTGTCTAGCGCAATGTAACAGTaacaaaaaagtgtttgttcCCGCATATTTTTTTGCCGTGATGTTATCAATCGTATTTGTATTTTCGTTATGACACTTTCACTGAAGAAAAAGGATTACGGATGTATCGAAGGTGTGTGCTCCACACATTCTGAGAGTAGACTTACAATAACTCTAATTTGACTTGATGAATGTATAGTTGTGCAGTCGTTCTAAAATCCTAAAAACAGATATTCGCTATGTGCAGTCTAAAATAGTCataatattgaaaatgctCGATGCATCGTTGTCTGCTGCCAcgtaaaaacataaaaataataataataatgcaCGGACAGATCCAccaacgatttttatttaatgaatAGAACCCTTAAGCCACACTTAATCCAAAttattaataaagaaaatgcaTAATTACGAATGTTGAGACGGTTGCCACACGATTAAAAATGCTATTGAAATTTAACCAAACATGGAATTATGAAGAGTTTCCAATTCCTCTTCGCGCTGTGCAGCACGTGATCGATGCTTCTTCCTTTCCTCATATTCTTTATCATCAGTTGGCATCTCGTGTCTACACACTGGACATGAATTTGTCTAAAACATGCACAACAAAACTGTGAAACAAAACTGAATTGTTAAAATGTGAGTGTAGCTTCAGTACCCTTTCAAGCCATGGTAAAATACAGGTCCGGTGAAACATATGTTTACACGGAAGAATTGCAAATATTTCTTCGTCGTCGGCATTTGGCTTCAAACAAATTGTACACGTCTCATCATCTTTGGTGcactttttttcttccaaatttttcacGAACTCTTTCGATGCCGGCGGGGCCAGTCTATTCGCATCAAAATCGTCACCGAAAAATCCGTTCTCGTTAAGGAATCGTACCACCAACAACATCTGATGATTGCCCACTTCCTGTGCATCGATGGGAGTCCAACCCATTTCATCGAAATAATCCATTTATTCCTGTTTAATGTAGAAAAAGTCGTTGAGTGCACAAGCGATTATGGATCTGTTGAAATGGAAGGAGAGGAGAGAGAAAGAGGGGCAATGAGTCGTCAGTAAACTTTAGGATCTATTTTAACGTTGTGGACGTAAGTAAGTACCCAGGCAACGTTACAACGCAACCAATGAAATGCAGTCAGTTAGATTAGGTTACATAGAtggaaatttatgtaaatctTAAAAATCTGAACAATGAACTTAATTATGCTATTGTCGTCTAATtagcaacaaaaaatcgtttcgttagtttcgtcaaattatacaaaattccAATAATTTAGCTGTAAATGGTACGGTGactacagtaaaaaaaaattcaaaagttggaaactGACGAAAACtgcaaataattaaaatccaaaaaaccgaaacaaaaacaatcgcaatttattttccacttaagagtaaataaaatacaaacagGATGACATGCACTGAAaggcaaaaatttattttccacaaCAGACATTTTACCATACATGTACCAACCATACATATAATCAAAATGCAATCGAATACAATGACAATTTTAAGGAACACAGTCCAGGATCTGGTATATGGATGCAGTCTATTTTAAATTGGTTAAACGTATACACACAGGTGTATATATTGTTTCTGTGAACATATTATAGCCGCTTGATGTAAAATACCTTAAAATTAATGATTCGAGAGAGTTGATTCTGCCTACAGAGGGGTATGGGTTAGTGGGCTTCTACGAAACGAAAAGCTACACGCCCGTTCCACATACTcaatttcataaattgttcATATCAATGATTGTTTGCGAAACGGAGgtaaaaccaagaaaaaagttggatAATGATAATTGCACATGAAGCAATGTATTAATGGAATTTGTTGAAAAGAACGAAACCTGAGACGATAATGCGAGTAATAAACAATAAGTGAAATTATTGAGAGAGCTGAAACGGCTCCATTGCAATTTACTGACTATCGtggattaaatttgtttttgaattcaTGGGAAAAATACTTTTGACTTTCACGAATCACGTCATTAGTCATTGATTAGAAATAATGAAGAATCAGGAACATTTATGTGTATCTCCTTtgatttaattgtttattgtaGTCGGTCGGATAGCcgattttagtgaaattttgcCCTGAAGACATTTGACAATCCCTTTCTTAATTTGTAGCTCAAACACGCGACGGGATGGAGGAACAAGGTTTTCCTGTTACATTACTCAAACGACTACTTTTTAGGCTTAGTTTCTATTTTTGAACAATCTTCCGTCATTGGAATTTAAGTAAATTGGTcacataataaaaatttctgtcCGGCGTCACAAAATCGAAAGACGTCTCCTCAactctcgtttttttttcattaattaatttactgtACATGATGAGAGTGTATAGCTGTGAAGCAATGAATCTGGTCCGTTTGGTCTCTTGTGTGTAAAAAGACACTCTCATCTGTTACAATAAAATAACTTTCAAAATAGCAGAATACACACACGGTGGCTGTACTGTACACGTCCCTCGGGTTCCGCTTTCGGTTTGCGGTTATGTGAAAATCTATTGTTTTTGACCGACTGAAACacgaaaaatcttttcattaGATTCAACTGATATACGACAATCATGTTTAGAAACTATAAGGGTATTTTAGTACAATCTGTCATAAAGATATTGATGTCATGaagcttattttcatgtgaactaACTCACTAATAAGgctttttttctgtaataacACAAATGAAGTTTCTTCGCGTGAAAATAAGTTGTAGAGAATAGAGTGCTACGAAAAAATTTGGCGTCTCTACACTGAAGAGTCTACTGGCCAGTCCACTTGGTTCAGTCCGAAATGTTCAGCATTTATTTGGCGGttagataaaataaattcgaggAACGAACATGTTACCGGAAATGGGAAGCGGTAAAGTGGCTTAGCACTTCAGATACTTAATGGTGTCATTACGTTTGTGCGGTGGTACTTGAATACGTACTTGCTTGGAACAAGATTACAGACTTGCttggatattttgttgtttgacTGGTGAATATTATCTCCAGGCTTCGAGCTACAAACTATCCActagtcaaaataacaaattgcCAATCAAGTACGTAGTCTACTATAACTGTATTAGACCCATTATTTAACCctttatttaacaattttcactTTCTACGATGACGACTGAGATACATGTGCATTAGGGCTATCCTCAAAATAAAAGTGGAATAATAACACTTTTTCGTATCGGGATAATTTAACAATTTGACAAAGGATGCAAACCGTTCTTTTTTGGAGGGACTGATATGCGTATGGGCCTACACGATATTGCTATTTTGAGTGGCATTGGATATTGGATATTGACTGAATCTTGAATAGTGGAAATACGTAACATAAgctttttattataaatttaattgaaattctaCAGCACACTAGCAcaacataataattttttccttAAGTATTTACAACATCTCtcatttatttaattcattatttatttttttctttctttcttttatttatttttattcctagagttcttttaaaattatattttctttataGCTCTAAAGTGGCGATAAgtaattataaataaaatatgttttgtattccatttttttcattttacttttcattgtaattttaatttattttaagaactagaatcatatttcatttataaagTTTGACCttacaacaaaatgttttttttaatacaagAAACATATATTATATACGTGATAGGATTGGCCTGGATACAGTAAAACAGttcatttaaatcaaaaatttaaaataaaaaattaatttaaattaaaaaataaaaaaaaaattggatgaaaAGCAACAATCAAGTTTTAATCAGTAATTGAAATTTGCGCAAAACCAATCAGTGCTTTTTCGTCGATCACTTCATCGGGAGCGCAGCCTGAGCTCAATTGAAATGTGACGGTTTTTCGTTGCGATCGCGTATCGATTAATCTCTGTAAATTAGCGGCCATCGGAACCGTGTCACGGCTGTCGACCAGGCCAGCCTCCACCAATTCGGACGCAATACCTTCGGACGAATCCTTGCCGACAGCAAATTCGAATCGAATGTCGTGCAGTTCTCGTTTCTCGTTTCGCATTCGTAATACCAAATTAACCGGCGGAAAATCATCTTCCGAATTTGTGTTCTCCGTACCGGTGGCTTCCGACGGAACGGTGACGGTTAGTTCCGATTGTTCGTCGTCGGATGAATCCACTATGTCTAATCGATTCATTGGTCTGTCCATTTCCTCTGAATCAGAGTCTTCCTTGCCATTATCCTCCTCTTCGCTGGACCAAACCCATTCACCCGTTACAGTACGATGAAGTCTACCCGATGCGCCCGGTTGACGTTTTGACGCTTTTGTTACCCTAGTTTCCATCGATGGTCCGGATGCCAGCAATGTTTGTGTTAGATATTTACGATCTTTCGACTTTTTGAAGAATGGATGTTTCAGGAGTTCACTAGCTGTGGGGCGCTTCGATGGTTCTTTCTGTAGGCACTCTACtatcatttttcgaaaagtttttcCATACGTTTTGTACTGATCTTTTTCGTCGGCACCCGTGTCGATCGAAGGCGGATCATTTTGTAGCGTTAACATTAAGACTTTCATTGGTGGATATTTATGGTATGGAGCCGTACCGGTTGCCATTTCAATAGCAGTAATACCGAATGACCATATATCGGCTTTAAAGTCGTAACCATGGTCTTGTTCCATCACTTCAGGTGCCATCCAGCACGGCGTACCGACAAATGTGTGCCGCACTTTTTGTCGTGACATGTCGCGACCAGTTGCTAGCCACGCGCTCACACCAAAATCGGCTATTTGAACCGTTCCATCGTCACCCAGTAAAATATTACCAGCCTTAATATCTCTATGAATTTGACCGTTGCTGTGAAAGTATTCCAATCCCTTGAGGACTTCCTTCAGCACCGTTGCAATAGTCGATTCATCGAACACCCCATGTTTGCAATTTGTTGTTCGCATTCGATGTTTTATTATGTCCAATAAGCTGCCACCTTCAAGTAATCGTAACACCAGCCACAATTCATCCTTAACCACAAAACTGGTGTGGTACGTTACGACATTTTCATGATTACAGCTGGACATGGCTTGAATTTCTTTCAGCAATTCTTCCATTGACGTATTCCATTTCTCTAAATTAATTCGTTTGATGGCACAC from Bradysia coprophila strain Holo2 chromosome X unlocalized genomic scaffold, BU_Bcop_v1 contig_416, whole genome shotgun sequence harbors:
- the LOC119069943 gene encoding STE20/SPS1-related proline-alanine-rich protein kinase, coding for MASTNSLTSNPSSATLSSAAASAPAPVTPLQWPNKKEDYELREVIGVGATAVVHGAFCIPRSEKCAIKRINLEKWNTSMEELLKEIQAMSSCNHENVVTYHTSFVVKDELWLVLRLLEGGSLLDIIKHRMRTTNCKHGVFDESTIATVLKEVLKGLEYFHSNGQIHRDIKAGNILLGDDGTVQIADFGVSAWLATGRDMSRQKVRHTFVGTPCWMAPEVMEQDHGYDFKADIWSFGITAIEMATGTAPYHKYPPMKVLMLTLQNDPPSIDTGADEKDQYKTYGKTFRKMIVECLQKEPSKRPTASELLKHPFFKKSKDRKYLTQTLLASGPSMETRVTKASKRQPGASGRLHRTVTGEWVWSSEEEDNGKEDSDSEEMDRPMNRLDIVDSSDDEQSELTVTVPSEATGTENTNSEDDFPPVNLVLRMRNEKRELHDIRFEFAVGKDSSEGIASELVEAGLVDSRDTVPMAANLQRLIDTRSQRKTVTFQLSSGCAPDEVIDEKALIGFAQISITD
- the LOC119069944 gene encoding E3 ubiquitin-protein ligase RNF181; translation: MDYFDEMGWTPIDAQEVGNHQMLLVVRFLNENGFFGDDFDANRLAPPASKEFVKNLEEKKCTKDDETCTICLKPNADDEEIFAILPCKHMFHRTCILPWLERTNSCPVCRHEMPTDDKEYEERKKHRSRAAQREEELETLHNSMFG